Proteins from a single region of Streptomyces spectabilis:
- a CDS encoding glycosyltransferase family 39 protein, with product MTGLPINRHAAELGFLLASFVLLEPAIAAVDTSSHASRPARTTAPPVASRRRRGHAWAVAAPGVLLSLVLGLWGVRREGTLWRDEAVTYDMARRGLPDLWHTLGNADAVHGLYYLLMRGLFALCGDVDPLLVLRLPSVAATAVAAAGVACLGRRLAGPRAGLLAGAAFASLPLVQRYAQEGRSYALVLAAVVWATYTLVCAVETRGPRLWVLYGVLMLTACLLHEFAVLALAAHAVALPRAARRRWSVAATAVTLGLAPLALLSHRQSAQVDWIGGPSWSAVLWSLGLWTLGLLAAVVVTGRPTSPRAARGTVSLPVLGLALLILPPLALGLVSLVKPLYVDRYVLYGQAGLALLLGAALDRLTRGARRRALAAIAMSVTAAVALMPLCLDIRAPESRVDDTTAAARALRDIGAPGDAVLYLPLRRRVWALPYPWAARGLHDIALDRSPAASHTLYGTEVAPGVLRARLVAESRVVVVTDPAGQPVDAVPGETVKRQVLAHHFEPCATRRAHGARIVLYARPGLC from the coding sequence GTGACAGGGCTGCCTATCAACCGGCACGCGGCTGAACTCGGGTTTCTCCTCGCCTCCTTCGTGCTTCTGGAGCCCGCCATCGCTGCCGTCGACACCTCTTCGCACGCGTCAAGACCCGCGCGGACGACCGCTCCTCCCGTGGCCTCGCGCCGTCGGCGCGGACACGCGTGGGCCGTCGCGGCGCCCGGCGTCCTGCTGTCCCTGGTGCTCGGCCTGTGGGGCGTACGGCGTGAGGGCACGCTGTGGCGGGACGAGGCGGTCACGTACGACATGGCGCGGCGCGGCCTGCCCGACCTGTGGCACACGCTGGGGAACGCGGACGCCGTCCACGGGCTGTACTACCTCCTCATGCGGGGACTGTTCGCCCTGTGTGGGGACGTCGACCCGCTCCTGGTGCTGCGGCTGCCGTCCGTGGCGGCGACGGCCGTCGCCGCGGCCGGGGTGGCGTGCCTCGGCCGACGGCTCGCGGGGCCGCGCGCGGGGCTCCTGGCCGGGGCGGCCTTCGCGTCGCTGCCCCTGGTGCAGCGGTACGCGCAGGAAGGACGGTCGTACGCGCTGGTCCTGGCGGCGGTCGTGTGGGCGACGTACACGCTGGTATGTGCGGTGGAGACGCGCGGTCCGCGCCTGTGGGTCCTCTACGGGGTGCTGATGCTGACGGCCTGCCTCCTGCACGAGTTCGCCGTGCTCGCCCTGGCGGCGCACGCCGTGGCGCTGCCCCGCGCGGCTCGGCGCCGCTGGTCCGTGGCCGCCACGGCCGTCACCCTGGGGCTCGCCCCCTTGGCGCTCCTCAGTCACCGGCAGTCGGCACAGGTGGACTGGATCGGCGGCCCCAGCTGGTCCGCGGTGCTGTGGTCGCTCGGCCTGTGGACGCTCGGGCTGCTCGCCGCGGTGGTCGTCACGGGGCGACCGACCTCCCCGCGTGCAGCGCGCGGCACCGTCTCGCTGCCGGTCCTCGGGCTCGCGCTGCTCATCCTGCCCCCGCTCGCCCTGGGGCTCGTCTCCCTGGTCAAGCCGCTGTATGTGGACCGGTACGTGCTGTACGGGCAAGCCGGTCTCGCCCTCCTTCTCGGCGCGGCCCTGGACCGGCTCACGCGCGGAGCCCGACGACGCGCCCTCGCGGCGATCGCAATGTCGGTCACCGCCGCCGTGGCCCTGATGCCGCTCTGCCTCGACATACGGGCCCCGGAGAGCCGGGTCGACGACACCACGGCGGCCGCGCGGGCCCTGCGCGACATCGGAGCGCCTGGCGACGCCGTGCTCTACCTGCCGCTGCGCCGCCGCGTCTGGGCACTGCCGTACCCGTGGGCCGCGCGCGGCCTGCACGACATCGCCCTCGACCGGAGCCCTGCCGCCTCGCACACCCTGTACGGCACCGAGGTGGCCCCCGGCGTCCTGCGCGCCCGTCTGGTCGCCGAGAGCCGGGTCGTCGTGGTCACCGATCCCGCCGGACAGCCCGTCGACGCGGTACCGGGCGAGACGGTGAAGCGGCAGGTCCTTGCGCACCACTTCGAACCGTGCGCGACCCGCCGCGCCCACGGCGCCCGCATCGTCCTCTACGCCCGGCCGGGGCTTTGCTGA
- a CDS encoding DNA-binding protein, producing MQRFAYDLRKLRAEAGSPTYRALAERTGYSAPTLSAAASGDRLPSLPVLLAYVEACGGDRAAWEARWREALAAEPAPDGGGSPYPGLARFGPDDRDRFHGRDDLVAELLALTGRRRLTAVVGASGSGKSSLLRAGLIPALRDGGPAPADGPRLAAVRVLTPGERPARTHSARFEPSDEGAEDGEGRGEGSGEAGDTFLVVDQFEEVFSLCHDTAERERFIGRVLAARAPGSRLRVVIAVRADFYGRLAEHGPLAEALRDATLLVGPLPPHRLREAIVRPAVAERLVVERALTARLVADTGDEPGGLPLMAHALREVWRRRSGKTLTLTAYEAIGGVQGAVAHTAEEVFGHFTEAEAARARALLLRMVAPGDGTQDTRRTVERAELGSDCDAVLERLVAARLLTVDGTRVDLAHEALISAWPRLRRWIETDRERLRLHRALTEAALSWRDLERDPGALYRGTRLSTAREAFTDTTELTALEGDFLAASLAAHDHGVRAKARAARRSRALLSALAVLVCLAAVAGALAWQQNRVSDRRAAEAQARRIASIAQTLRVSDPRTAIRLGVAAWRIADLPETREAVRTAGAQREVATVAGFQAGNAPNSPSLLSDDGRVLTVVDRDEVTWWDARSGRRLGTDAYPGVSRRFAAFSPDGGLLALRTKRGFSVRDVRVGRTVTPPLGTPHLADVEGEFAAGGRLFVIRGRELRGRDLHGRGRGRMVVQVWDVRRHKRLARVAGDITRDSPSPLLSPDGRRLLTCTRDGRNLTLHPLDGGRTRHVPWPRAAQRLACAAESRVFTPDSRALSFTAGGRVRTRELDSARERPRLDVPDVDEHEVDYSEDGSLAVTSAPGELALWRTARPGAPVMRYALVEPVYGVPRLDRADGVIRYQTDGAVVRAIDVRDALAGSGSADRPITRAEFSPDGRTLAVAGSGRAGQDVELRDARDGRVRARLPGRACPDCPAPLLRFSPSGNTLVSAASVVDRRGDPLGARVFRWNVGARREPADQLVPSMVDSITVPGDDVPALTSGSPAEVRDNDAGLFDVWEVGTRAPSRALRGHAGGLWSEISPDGRLVLASNGKLTDVTTGRSTRVLRGEGALAYAVFSPDGRYLAVVDANARLTLWNARGTRRLGALTAESHASAAGDAMSLAFSPDGRLIAMGREDGGVRVWETDTPRLTGAEYPATDGPVLALGFAGDALRVATPRTPVREVPLAAARAAATACRRADGGLTRAQWETYLPNLPFRDTC from the coding sequence GTGCAGCGTTTCGCGTACGACCTCCGCAAGCTCCGCGCCGAAGCGGGCAGCCCCACCTACCGGGCCCTCGCCGAGCGCACCGGGTACTCGGCGCCCACCCTGTCGGCCGCGGCCTCGGGCGACCGGTTGCCCTCCCTGCCGGTGCTGCTCGCCTACGTGGAGGCGTGCGGCGGCGACCGCGCTGCGTGGGAGGCGCGGTGGCGCGAGGCGCTCGCCGCCGAACCCGCTCCGGACGGGGGCGGGTCGCCCTATCCCGGACTCGCCCGCTTCGGCCCCGACGACCGCGACCGCTTCCACGGCCGCGACGACCTCGTCGCCGAGCTGCTGGCCCTGACCGGGCGCCGCCGTCTCACGGCGGTCGTCGGCGCGTCCGGCAGCGGCAAGTCGTCGCTGCTGCGGGCGGGCCTGATCCCGGCGTTACGGGACGGGGGCCCCGCCCCGGCGGACGGCCCCCGCCTCGCCGCGGTCCGCGTCCTCACGCCGGGTGAACGACCCGCTCGTACGCACAGCGCCCGGTTCGAGCCGAGCGACGAAGGCGCCGAGGACGGCGAAGGGAGAGGCGAGGGGAGCGGAGAGGCCGGTGACACCTTCCTCGTCGTCGACCAGTTCGAGGAGGTCTTCTCGCTCTGCCACGACACGGCCGAGCGGGAGCGGTTCATCGGGCGGGTGCTCGCCGCCCGCGCCCCCGGCAGCCGCCTGCGCGTCGTCATCGCCGTACGCGCCGACTTCTACGGGCGCCTCGCCGAGCACGGGCCGCTCGCCGAGGCCCTGCGGGACGCGACGCTGCTCGTCGGGCCGCTGCCGCCGCACCGGCTGCGCGAGGCGATCGTGCGGCCCGCGGTGGCCGAACGGCTCGTCGTCGAGAGGGCACTGACCGCACGGCTCGTCGCCGACACCGGTGACGAGCCCGGCGGTCTGCCGCTCATGGCCCACGCGCTGCGCGAGGTTTGGCGGCGGCGCAGTGGCAAAACGCTCACGCTGACGGCGTACGAGGCGATCGGCGGGGTCCAGGGAGCCGTCGCGCACACCGCGGAGGAGGTCTTCGGGCACTTCACGGAAGCGGAGGCGGCCCGCGCGCGGGCGCTGCTGCTGCGCATGGTCGCGCCCGGCGACGGGACGCAGGACACCCGGCGCACCGTCGAGCGCGCCGAACTCGGCTCCGACTGCGACGCCGTACTGGAACGCCTGGTCGCCGCGCGGCTCCTGACCGTCGACGGCACGCGCGTCGACCTCGCCCACGAGGCGCTGATCAGCGCCTGGCCCAGGCTGCGCCGCTGGATCGAGACGGACCGGGAGCGGCTGCGGCTGCACCGCGCGCTGACCGAGGCCGCGCTGAGCTGGCGTGACCTGGAGCGCGACCCCGGCGCGCTGTACCGGGGAACGCGCCTCTCCACCGCTCGTGAGGCCTTCACCGACACCACGGAACTCACCGCCCTCGAAGGCGATTTCCTCGCGGCGTCCCTCGCCGCCCACGACCACGGCGTCCGCGCGAAGGCACGCGCCGCGCGCCGCAGCCGCGCGCTCCTGTCCGCGCTCGCCGTCCTGGTGTGCCTCGCCGCGGTCGCGGGCGCCCTCGCCTGGCAGCAGAACCGCGTCAGCGACCGCCGCGCCGCCGAGGCCCAGGCCCGCCGCATCGCGAGCATCGCCCAGACCTTGCGCGTGTCCGACCCCCGCACCGCGATCCGCCTCGGCGTCGCGGCCTGGCGGATCGCCGACCTGCCGGAGACGCGCGAGGCGGTACGGACCGCGGGGGCACAGCGCGAGGTCGCGACGGTCGCCGGATTCCAGGCGGGGAACGCCCCGAACTCCCCCTCTCTCCTGAGCGACGACGGCCGCGTCCTGACCGTCGTCGACCGCGACGAGGTGACGTGGTGGGACGCGCGCAGCGGACGGCGGCTCGGGACGGACGCGTACCCGGGTGTCTCCCGGCGGTTCGCGGCCTTCAGCCCGGACGGCGGTTTGCTCGCTCTCCGTACGAAACGGGGGTTCTCCGTCCGGGACGTACGGGTGGGGCGCACGGTCACCCCGCCCCTCGGTACGCCCCACCTGGCGGATGTGGAAGGCGAATTCGCTGCGGGCGGACGGCTGTTCGTCATCCGCGGCCGGGAACTCCGTGGCCGGGACCTGCATGGCAGGGGACGCGGCCGCATGGTCGTCCAGGTGTGGGACGTGCGGCGGCACAAGCGGCTCGCGCGCGTCGCCGGGGACATCACGAGAGACAGCCCGTCTCCGCTGCTCAGCCCCGACGGCCGACGCCTCCTCACCTGCACGCGGGACGGCCGGAACCTGACCCTCCACCCGCTCGACGGCGGCAGGACGCGACACGTGCCGTGGCCGCGTGCCGCACAACGGCTGGCCTGCGCGGCGGAGAGCCGGGTCTTCACCCCGGACAGCCGTGCGCTCTCCTTCACCGCCGGGGGCAGGGTGCGGACACGGGAGCTGGATTCCGCGAGGGAGCGCCCGCGCCTCGACGTACCGGACGTCGACGAGCACGAGGTGGACTACAGCGAGGACGGCAGCCTGGCCGTCACCAGCGCCCCCGGCGAACTGGCGCTGTGGCGTACGGCGAGGCCCGGCGCGCCGGTGATGCGGTACGCCCTCGTCGAGCCCGTGTACGGAGTGCCCCGCCTCGACCGGGCGGACGGAGTGATCAGGTACCAGACCGACGGCGCGGTGGTGCGCGCCATCGACGTACGCGACGCGCTCGCGGGCTCGGGCTCGGCCGACCGCCCCATCACCCGGGCGGAGTTCAGCCCGGACGGCCGCACCCTGGCGGTCGCGGGAAGCGGTCGCGCGGGTCAGGACGTAGAGCTGCGTGACGCGCGCGACGGCCGCGTACGAGCACGACTACCGGGGCGGGCATGCCCGGACTGTCCCGCTCCGCTCCTGCGGTTCAGCCCGAGCGGGAACACCCTCGTGTCCGCGGCTTCCGTCGTGGACCGGCGTGGGGACCCCCTCGGGGCGCGGGTGTTCCGGTGGAACGTCGGCGCACGCCGTGAGCCGGCCGACCAGCTCGTTCCGTCGATGGTGGACAGCATCACGGTGCCCGGCGACGACGTGCCCGCCCTGACCTCCGGTTCGCCTGCCGAGGTCCGGGATAACGACGCGGGGCTATTCGACGTCTGGGAGGTCGGCACTCGGGCGCCCTCCCGCGCGTTGCGCGGGCACGCGGGTGGGCTCTGGAGCGAGATCTCCCCGGACGGACGGCTCGTCCTCGCCTCGAACGGCAAGCTGACCGACGTCACGACCGGCCGCTCGACGAGGGTCCTGCGCGGGGAAGGAGCACTGGCGTACGCGGTCTTCAGCCCGGACGGTCGTTACCTCGCCGTGGTCGACGCCAACGCCAGACTCACCCTGTGGAACGCACGCGGCACCCGCCGCCTCGGCGCGCTCACCGCGGAGTCGCACGCCTCGGCCGCGGGCGATGCCATGTCGCTCGCCTTCTCACCGGACGGCCGCCTGATCGCCATGGGCCGCGAGGACGGCGGCGTCCGCGTCTGGGAGACCGACACCCCGCGCCTCACCGGCGCCGAGTACCCGGCCACCGACGGCCCCGTCCTCGCGCTCGGCTTCGCCGGGGACGCGCTGCGGGTCGCGACACCGCGCACCCCCGTACGGGAGGTGCCGCTCGCCGCCGCGCGCGCGGCGGCCACGGCGTGCCGACGGGCCGACGGGGGGCTCACGCGTGCGCAGTGGGAGACCTATCTGCCGAATCTGCCCTTCCGCGATACGTGTTGA
- a CDS encoding RNA polymerase sigma factor: MDAPHRRETRRLQENIDRRMADQHMVLLLARDGFAGRRYERFAEELARYGISVFRAWMHSGFLFQLLAAHGFDLHPDEHEIEELARDGDVREELATMTVARALPRFRQRALVEGGWNRDGGASVATYFIGACVYEFPNEYRRHRSHQERWRRAVHQAGATAENPTVNNVASEVLGRLRVLDDLTNICDPRMRTAVALTLDDYTQEEIKEILGASSVRAVEGLLYRWRTAARREEGERHG, translated from the coding sequence GTGGACGCCCCTCACAGACGCGAGACGCGCCGGTTGCAGGAGAACATCGACCGTCGCATGGCCGACCAGCACATGGTCCTGCTGCTGGCCCGGGACGGCTTCGCAGGGCGTCGTTACGAACGGTTCGCGGAGGAACTGGCCCGGTACGGGATCTCGGTGTTCCGCGCCTGGATGCACTCCGGGTTCTTGTTCCAGCTCCTCGCCGCGCACGGCTTCGACCTCCACCCTGATGAGCACGAGATCGAAGAGCTGGCCCGGGACGGCGACGTGCGGGAGGAGTTGGCGACGATGACTGTCGCCCGCGCCCTGCCGCGGTTCCGCCAGCGGGCCCTGGTGGAGGGCGGGTGGAACCGCGACGGCGGCGCCAGCGTCGCCACGTACTTCATCGGCGCGTGCGTATACGAGTTCCCCAACGAATACCGCAGGCACCGCAGCCACCAGGAGAGGTGGCGCCGCGCCGTGCACCAGGCCGGGGCCACCGCCGAGAACCCCACGGTCAACAACGTCGCCTCCGAGGTCCTGGGCAGGCTTCGGGTCCTTGACGACCTCACCAACATCTGCGACCCGCGCATGCGGACGGCCGTCGCCCTGACGCTCGACGACTACACGCAGGAAGAGATCAAGGAGATCCTGGGCGCGTCATCGGTCCGCGCCGTCGAGGGACTGCTCTACCGGTGGAGGACCGCGGCAAGGCGGGAGGAGGGTGAGCGCCATGGGTGA